Sequence from the Phragmites australis chromosome 11, lpPhrAust1.1, whole genome shotgun sequence genome:
ACAGAGGAGAGGAGTTGCTTCCGGCTCTGCAGGCCTGCTGAAGTCGACGGCCTCGGCGATGAGCTCCTCTTTCTCGCCTGCACGGCATCAGCTAAGGGCAGAGCAACGAAACAGCCCGACTAACCAGCATACATATTCGTGCGTTTTGCAGTATTTTTAGGGAAGCTGGTGACCAACTGGGACAGGCTGAAGAAGGGGCAGGCGCTTCTGCCGACTATTCGTCGGCGAGAAGGCTTCAATTTAAGAGAGAGACCAGGAACGGGTTGGTTGTTGCTGAATGCTGACTTGGTGCTGGTGGCTGGCTGCTCTCCTGACGGAAATTCCAGAACTTAGTGCGTAAGTATCCTTTAACTCGACTATATATTTGTGTTTAGATTCATATTAAAaggttagataaaaaaataaaatataaaagaaaatcaacaaaTGGATAAGAGGTAGATGATTGAGATAAAAAGTACGTGGACACCACGTTGTGGAGTTGCATTTCCCCGACGTCTACACGTTTGTTCGTCACGGGAAGAAATAGCTTCTTCTGTGGGAATAAATTGCCTTGGAGTCAACAAAAAAATTGTACTCTCTGTTGAAGGCAGATGCTTTCTATGTTTTTATTCAACATTTCATGTCTGAATCTAGTGTCACATGTCTGATCCACTGACTCTTAGTGACTAAGAATACTACATTGACGGGCTCCAAGGTGAGatagaaaaacaaaattaagaGAATCTGAAAGGACAACACGGACTCTTCCtcttaataaaaatatatgctCAGACACGTTctcaatatatatacacacacacacgaaatatatatatataatatataatactGATTATATATCTCCGTCACCAACAAATCGCAAATCTACTGGTTGAGCCACAATCACTGGACCGAGAAATGAGCAGGAAGTTGCAGTGTGGGCAGTGAACAAAGTTGCTTTCAGATAGGATTTTCAGAAGATTACACCTGGGACAAATATTCAGAGGATGACATTCCCTGTTGAATAATTTGTGATATATAGAGCATATATTATTCCACAAACATAATTACAAGAATAAAAATTTGAGCTAACTATACACATGATAAGGCAGAGTAATAGCTGAATAAGAGCAAAAACAAAGCAACCCTTCATGTGTAACTTCAATAGCCGAATAACAACATGAAATATAAGAGACAGTACCTCAACATTATGACAGCAAGTGAATAAAAATGTTGCTCTCAGATTTAAGCacaacaattggccccaagtCTTTGAAGACTTGCTCCCAAATTGTTCTATTGATCTAATCAAAGATTGGGCTATCCTTAAGATCTCAGCTAACAAAAGGATCTTGGACAATATACCAAGCGTGAGCACTGGATTGTGAGCTGTACATAACCAGAGGTTTCCCAACAGATAGTATTTGGTCATGACAAAAGTAATACGAGCAAACAGATGGTGAAACCTACTGGAGTTTCCCAGTACAGAGCATATCCAAATATGAAAGAAATAAGCCATCACTGAAATCTATGGCCAGAAGACCACCAACAGTGAGGAAGATATCACTCAGATCAACACCTGAGGCAAGTAAATTGCCGCACAGACCAACCACTAGTTCACAGCTCACACATCCATAATACCAAAGATCCTAATGCTATTGTTCTTAAGCAATAACCCAATATAAGATCAATTATATCATCACAGAGCACGAATAGTATTCAGCATACTGTACAGAATGTGAAAAGGGGATAAAAACTCACAGTGAAAGGAGATGAAGAGATTGAATAATCGGGGCAAGGCACGACTCGTCGGTCGCAGTCCCAGAAATCCGATTGCCCGCCGTAGCGCCGACAATAaggaagacggagatacaaTGCCCAAACCACATTGCACGCGGCACGTGTGGGCGAACTTCCGGCGTATGCAGCTCCGGACCAACACCACTCACTTCCAAATCTCCGAACGCCAAGTCAAGCCGAGGAAGACTCGGATTCAACCGGCCAAAGACCActgggaggaagaggagatcGGGGAAAAGCTCACAGAGAGAATCCTCTTCATCGGTCTGCTCTCCAGAGAGGGGAAGGAGAAGGATCTATATCGGGGAACCTTGCACCGGCCGGCCGGATCCAAATCCCAACTGAACTGCAGCTCCTCCGGCTCCTAGGCGCACGGTGCGGACGGCAGTTGCCACTGCCGCACGCCCAGGTGCCCCAGCCTTCCCTTCCCTCGTTCTCTCCGTCAAGCCCTAGCAGCCGGCTGCCTTATAAGGGTAAGAAGCCATGAGCTAGGCCAAATCAAAGGCCCAAGCTCATATCAGCTGCAAGATTCAGCCCAAAAGAATTCCAACACATTGAAAATTTCAGTAATATATGCAACATTCCCATCAGACAGTTGCAACCAATTGATTGAGCTGCcgtgctgcagcctgcaggagCCTGAAGCTTGCATCCCTGTGTGGTGTGCAACAGTGGTTGCCGAAAGGGAGATGCCTAATCTACATGACTACGGCATGTTAGGTTCGTAGCTAATAGTATCATGAATACTTTAGTTAACTACAAtttgttataaaaaaatatagttaataAATTTGTAATTATAAGCGTGACAAAATTAGTAAAATATTGAGTCTATGATGAGTGGTTAAAACTAACAAACTATGACTTATATAACAGTTACGATAGACCACCAAACAACTAACTAAAATTTTATAACATAACTAAATTTAAACGTGGCAAGATTCAACTTAAACCAAACATGCGCTACAATCTAATCCAAATCGCGTCCACGAGCTTAAGCCTATCGATAATCCATGTGCGTATTTTTGAACAATCAAATATATCGATGTTCATTCACAGTTGCATGACTGACGTGTGCTACTTTTGATGATTATCCAGTCCAGGACCGTCCGATCGAGAAAGACCGTGCGGATTGGACGGTCAGAGACGATCGTGACGGTTCGACGCGCGTGTTTTATTGACTGCTCGGCGCTCGCCCACTTCTTCTCCCAACTTCCGAAGTCCCCAGCAACCGGCTATCGAAGAGCAAGGAGCCTTGAATGGcccgcgacggcggcggcggctcaccggcggcggagCGGCGGAGGGTGGCTCTGCGTGCCCTCCTCTCCTGTGAAGAGGCCTCGTCATACGCgttgccggcggcggcggaggaggccaTGAGGCCGAGCAAGGGGCTGCTGCGCGGGCTCGGGTGCacgtcggcggcggcgtcccAGGCTCACGCGCCGGCTGCTGCTGCGGATGCGTTGGGGTCTTCGGCGGACTGGCGCGGGATGCGGCGGCggaagggaaaggagaggcGGAAGGCGAGGGGCGTGGGAGGCGGCGTTGTGAGTGCTGGGGGGATGGGCGGGGACGTGTGGTGCACTCCGGGGATACCGTTCGCCGCCGAGGCGTCATCGGTGGACTGCTTGGTGGCGCTGCACCAGCCGACGGTGGGTACGCGTCGCCGCGCCCAGGCAGAGAGGTCGAACAGAGAGGTATCCCTTGCTTTCTGTTTCCCTTGGATTCAGTGTCCATATTTTGCTAGGATTTAGAGTCTTAGCGTGGTCGAATTTAGTCAATGTTTGAGGTGTTTCATCTGTTCCCAAATCGTTGCTGCGTCACTGTAAATCAAGCATCTGTAGTAGTTTTCTTCAGAAATGCAAGTAAATTTCTATCCTGTACTGCCGAATTGACCACCGATTGCTCGGTGACAGGGGCCTGGCGCAGCTCCGGCTAGGAGGGTCACCATGCGGGAGCACATGTCCTCGTCTCCCATGAATTCACCCCCACACCATGAAATGCCGTTCATTGATGCCGTCCGTATACCTTCTGGCCGCAACCGACATGTGAATGGGCGTCGGCACTCTCACGCACGGCTTCAGGAAGAGGTACATTGCAATTATGCAGCATCTGTTCAGTTCTGCCTGTTGTGTCGTGTATTTGCGTATGACCTTTTACCAGTGAAACTATACCAATTACTAATTTACAACGTGATATTGTGGCTAGAGCCTTGCTCTTAGAAAGGTTGGCCGTGCATAAGGCCCCCTCGACAGGGAATATTTTCTTAGGTAACTAACGGTGTGTGTCGATTTGGCTCATTTGTTGGTTAAGCATGTCACATGAATATCATCCTTTTGAAAATGTGTCTTTCAGTTAGACATTCAATATCTAAGAGGTTGCAGCTCGGGGAGTATGTGGTGCACATGTTGTCTACTTGGTAGTCATGTACTCAAGTTTAATCCCCTCAGGGAGGAAAAATGTACTCTTGTTTATTCAGGACACTGCAACAGATATGAGGGGGGCACATGAGGGCAGGTGATAGTGGAACATGGCTCAGGAATAGATAAGTTAGGTGGTCAAGAGGGCCTTTGAGTGTAGATGCAGAGTTCCCTTCCTTTTCTGCGTACATGCATAAGTGCTGAATCATTGTGCTGAACTGAACAACCTGTTGCTGATTCTTTCGGTTAACTACCATGTTGCTGAAATGATGGTTTTACCGTGCTTTTTAGAAGAGGCCAGGGGCAATGAAGAATATGCCTGAGCAGCGATTAAAATTTCTGTTTTCTGTTCAAATGGGTTCTATAGTAGGTATTAAGTAACTCTAAAACAAAGGCATTAAGTAGTGTGAACTGACATGCTTGTTAATGAAAGGTGCAATTTGGTGGTAGATTTGGAGTGTTGAAGTTACTGATTAAAGTACTCAGTTCTTCAGGGAAATGGGTTAATGATATTGTTTCCTTAGCTCTATATACTTGTTCTATACTAGAGATTGACACCTGGCCATTGATGACTCCAAGTTCATAATTCTCAGCCATCCGTGTGTAATTTAGATCTTGGAGTCTTTTTTTAGGGGATATCCCGATGTACTTTGTTGATGTATTTAGCCAGGATGTGCTTTCTCCAAAGAGTATGAACTCATGATTTCTGCTTTCAGTTTTCAAAACTTCTTATTTACGTCTTGCAGATGATGATGTTCCGAACAAGGGTATTATTAGGAAGGATGGGTATGTATGATCAGTATCAGGATTGGCGCCTTGATGTTGATAACATGACATACGAGGTACCCCCGATGCATATCATGTACCCTAAAATAGAAAGTTTGCATGTTATTATCACTCACTATTTCTTTGGACAGGAACTGCTTGATCTTGAGGACCGAATTGGATATGTAAGTACAGGGTTGCGTGAGGATGAGATCATTCAAAGCCTTAGGATGGTCAAATACTCGGCGTTCCACCCCAATCATTTTTCAACAGAAATGGATAGGGGATGTAGCATTTGTCAAGTATGCCCCTTCTCTTTTCTCTGTAGTCCCTCACGTCCTGTCTCGTTGCATTGACACCTGATGCTTAGCTATCCATTCTATTTCATGTTTCAGGAAGAGTTTGAACCAAATGAAGAAACTGGGAAGCTGAGTTGCAGCCACAACTATCATGTAAACTGCATAAAGCAGTGGCTTTCTCGAAAGAACGCTTGCCCAGTTTGCAAAACTGTTGTCTCAAAGACCTGAAGTACTTGCATTTGTATGGCTGGATTAAAACGTGACAGGCATTTGTTCTTCTGTATTGTTGTACAGCCCTCCCCATATATGACTGTacaaatgcatgatccaaaaGATCGCATTTGCATATAGAGATTACAAGTTTTCCCCATTTTTAAATAGGGTGCCGTCTCAAAGCATGACAGACATCAGTTCTTCAATGCATTTCTCGTAGCTGCTGTTAACAAATTTGTTGCAACTGTCCTAGAATCGTTTGTTCTCCGCGGACCAAAAGTTGGTGTCTTTCTAATTACTGAGTTGAGGTCCATCAGACTAACACAGTGCACCTATTGTAAGTTCGTTTTCATCTCTAGTCCAAGTCCAATGGGCTAGTGTTACTTTTGATCAAGTTGTGTTCACTGCATggaggcttttttttttttttttttttttgcgaaggcACTGCATGGAGTTAGTTGGTCTAAGAGAAGAAAGAACGGGGGATAAAGCCAGCAATGATGCTCCTAGAATCGTTTGTTCAGTTAGCAGGCACTGTTAGCTACGAGAAATGCAACACGAGGATTATTACTCGACATTAACATTACTCGAGAGAGAGATCGACGGTTAAGGTCAAGAGGGAGAGAGCGGACCGGGGCCagtatgtttttcttttgttggcaTGACGATGAAAGATGGCGACGGGTTCGCTGGATGACGACGAGTTCAGGAGGATGAAGACGAGTGCTGGACCGTCAGGAGGTTATGGGCCTGGCACATTTTGTTTGGTAGGCCTTGAACGGAGCCTAGAACAGGTGTACGACGCCATGCTAACGGGCCTCACATGCGAAGCATAGAAGGCCCCGTGGACCTGGTCAGTGGCGGTGCGGCTGCGGCCTGCGCGAAAACCCACTTTTCTGGGGCGCGCGCCGCGTTGGTCTGGTCATCACGTGCCGACGTGAGGGGCTTGCGGCTCAGGGCAATTGATCATCACGTGCCGTGTTGGGTGTAGACAGCAGCTAgctttttattattttgataTGAAAAAGAAATATATGGTAAGTCTATTTACCATATGTTTGGTTGGCTGAATAGATCGGATCTGAACGGTATCATTTAGGATGTACTCTAGTCCTCTTGTTTGTATGTCTAAATTATGTATGGTGCAAGATGAGGTTTGATATAGATTCCTAATATATTATGTTCAGATACTAAACGAACCTGTATCCCAAATTCTACTGAACCACACGCCGTCCTGAAGAGCGAGCCTGCACGGGACCATCCAGACGAGCTCTTGTCCTTACATTTGGATGCTTGAATCATGCATGGTGCAAGATGAGATCTGATACGAATTTCTAGTATATTCTCTCCAGATGTTGAACTATCCCTTACCCCAAATTCTAGGCCAAATTGGAAATTTAGATAACATACTGTGGcgtatttgcaaaaatagacaacagatgagtgtatttgtaaatttagcatatgtatt
This genomic interval carries:
- the LOC133884789 gene encoding uncharacterized protein LOC133884789 — translated: MARDGGGGSPAAERRRVALRALLSCEEASSYALPAAAEEAMRPSKGLLRGLGCTSAAASQAHAPAAAADALGSSADWRGMRRRKGKERRKARGVGGGVVSAGGMGGDVWCTPGIPFAAEASSVDCLVALHQPTVGTRRRAQAERSNREGPGAAPARRVTMREHMSSSPMNSPPHHEMPFIDAVRIPSGRNRHVNGRRHSHARLQEEMMMFRTRVLLGRMGMYDQYQDWRLDVDNMTYEELLDLEDRIGYVSTGLREDEIIQSLRMVKYSAFHPNHFSTEMDRGCSICQEEFEPNEETGKLSCSHNYHVNCIKQWLSRKNACPVCKTVVSKT